From the Primulina tabacum isolate GXHZ01 chromosome 15, ASM2559414v2, whole genome shotgun sequence genome, one window contains:
- the LOC142527628 gene encoding uncharacterized protein LOC142527628 isoform X1, whose protein sequence is MQKTSPGWFTGGPSSEIGQPTSSLLADWNAYAAASKSEAEADIDSSFDIEAAVRTANDKVTSTFDVVSKGMRGLPRNFNSATSIVPSGKSLMYFGLFLATGFFFIFIAFTIFLPAMVLKPQKFAICFTIGCAFIVGSLFALKGPKSQLQHMFSKERLSFTLGFVGSMVGTVYASMVLHSYFLSGFFSILQVIALSYYVISYFPGGSAGLKFLSSTLTSSILRCFGR, encoded by the exons ATGCAGAAAACAAGTCCGGGGTGGTTCACCGGCGGTCCGAGCAGTGAAATCGGCCAGCCGACGTCGTCTTTACTGGCTGACTGGAATGCTTACGCCGCCGCTTCCAAATCCGAAGCCGAAGCCGACATAGATTCCTCATTCGATATCGAAGCCGCCGTGCGCACCGCTAACGACAAAGTCACCAGTACTTTCGATGT GGTATCTAAAGGAATGAGGGGGTTACCCAGGAACTTCAACTCTGCTACAAGCATTGTTCCCTCTGGAAAATCTCTTATGTACTTTGGATTGTTCCTTGCTACTGGATTTTTCTTCATCTTCATTGCTTTCACCATATTCCTGCCTGCGATGGTGCTGAAGCCTCAAAAATTTGCTATCTGCTTCACTATTGGCTGTGCCTTCATAGTTGGTTCGCTCTTTGCCCTCAAAGGTCCAAAGAGTCAGCTTCAACACATGTTTTCTAAGGag AGACTTTCTTTCACGTTAGGATTTGTTGGCAGCATGGTGGGTACAGTTTATGCATCCATGGTTCTTCACAGCTATTTTCTTTCAGGTTTCTTCTCCATACTGCAG GTGATTGCTCTCTCGTACTACGTCATCTCCTACTTCCCTGGAGGATCAGCTGGGCTGAAATTCTTATCTTCAACTCTTACCTCTTCTATACTCAGATGTTTCGGAAGATGA
- the LOC142527628 gene encoding uncharacterized protein LOC142527628 isoform X2: MQKTSPGWFTGGPSSEIGQPTSSLLADWNAYAAASKSEAEADIDSSFDIEAAVRTANDKVTSTFDVVSKGMRGLPRNFNSATSIVPSGKSLMYFGLFLATGFFFIFIAFTIFLPAMVLKPQKFAICFTIGCAFIVGSLFALKGPKSQLQHMFSKERLSFTLGFVGSMVGTVYASMVLHSYFLSGFFSILQRKS, translated from the exons ATGCAGAAAACAAGTCCGGGGTGGTTCACCGGCGGTCCGAGCAGTGAAATCGGCCAGCCGACGTCGTCTTTACTGGCTGACTGGAATGCTTACGCCGCCGCTTCCAAATCCGAAGCCGAAGCCGACATAGATTCCTCATTCGATATCGAAGCCGCCGTGCGCACCGCTAACGACAAAGTCACCAGTACTTTCGATGT GGTATCTAAAGGAATGAGGGGGTTACCCAGGAACTTCAACTCTGCTACAAGCATTGTTCCCTCTGGAAAATCTCTTATGTACTTTGGATTGTTCCTTGCTACTGGATTTTTCTTCATCTTCATTGCTTTCACCATATTCCTGCCTGCGATGGTGCTGAAGCCTCAAAAATTTGCTATCTGCTTCACTATTGGCTGTGCCTTCATAGTTGGTTCGCTCTTTGCCCTCAAAGGTCCAAAGAGTCAGCTTCAACACATGTTTTCTAAGGag AGACTTTCTTTCACGTTAGGATTTGTTGGCAGCATGGTGGGTACAGTTTATGCATCCATGGTTCTTCACAGCTATTTTCTTTCAGGTTTCTTCTCCATACTGCAG AGGAAATCTTGA